A genomic segment from Branchiostoma floridae strain S238N-H82 chromosome 7, Bfl_VNyyK, whole genome shotgun sequence encodes:
- the LOC118420299 gene encoding E3 ubiquitin-protein ligase MARCHF8-like: MYDAEDTTDVRVVEGQQGSQKRSSMSAFYGIKETADVSDFAYVRPYSPESTSSSVNAEICRICLEGRRAGFLARPCRCNGTSAFVHLPCLKEWLLKSNSSRCELCRFKFKTRRRWKPLREWVLFNLSPENVTYLKIIIVITVLLLLFTLTGVYLCSDVSTKGRDIKQQDVPAWKVMSISVLSLCSGALYVIGCLYCCCRCGGVWREWTAKNQTMTILLPRRVIAAWSEPGQYFTSYSELKRPRAEKQSPRHALNDDTPQGAMGNDVTSAEQDGDRPGSSASVTVSSSCGWTRVRRPTFISRSNNSILARYFGRSRSPSVTPELTELDDVTDVSRIELPTETVIDMGIL, encoded by the exons atgtACGACGCGGAAGATACCACTGATGTACGGGTGGTGGAGGGACAGCAGGGATCGCAGAAACGGAGCAGCATGTCGGCATTTTATGGAATCAAGGAAACGGCAGACGTG tCGGACTTCGCTTACGTTCGGCCATATTCGCCGGAATCTACGTCATCCTCGGTAAATGCCGAAATATGCCGCATATGTCTCGAAGGTCGACGAGCCGGATTTCTCGCCCGACCCTGCCGATGTAACGGAACGAGCGCGTTTGTTCACCTGCCTTGTCTGAAGGAGTGGCTTCTCAAGTCCAACTCCTCCAGGTGTGAGCTATGTAGGTTCAAGTTCAAGACCAGGAGAAGATGGAAACCACTCAGGGAG TGGGTCCTGTTTAACCTGTCCCCGGAGAACGTGACGTACCTGAagatcatcatcgtcatcacaGTCCTGCTGCTGCTCTTCACGCTGACAGGAGTGTACCTGTGCTCTGACGTCAGCACCAAGGGACGAGACATCAAACAACAAGACGTGCCGGCATGGAAAGTCATGA GTATATCAGTGCTGTCGCTGTGCTCCGGCGCGCTGTACGTGATCGGGTGCCTGTACTGCTGTTGCCGCTGCGGAGGCGTCTGGCGCGAGTGGACGGCCAAGAACCAGACCATGACGATCCTGCTTCCCCGCAGAGTCATCGCCGCCTGGTCGGAACCCGGCCAATACTTCACCAGCTACAGCGAGCTGAAGAGACCCCGGGCAGAAAAGCAGTCCCCACGACACGCTCTGAATGACGACACACCGCAGGGCGCCATGGGTAATGACGTCACGAGCGCTGAACAAGATGGCGACCGCCCTGGTTCGTCCGCATCGGTAACGGTGAGCAGCTCGTGCGGATGGACGCGGGTACGGCGCCCAACCTTCATCAGCAGAAGCAATAACTCCATCCTGGCCCGCTACTTCGGCAGAAGCAGGTCTCCTTCCGTAACGCCAGAGTTGACAGAgcttgatgacgtcacagatgTAAGTCGTATAGAATTACCGACGGAGACTGTCATTGACATGGGAATATTGTAG